One Bacteroidota bacterium genomic window, ATAATGATCATTATACTGGTAATTGCTGCTATTATTTCATTTGTAGTAGGAGAGCACACGGATGCATTTGTAATCCTTGCCATCATAATTGGCAATGCATGGATGGGATACTACCAGGAGTATAATGCAGAAAAATCAGTGAGGATGCTGAAAAAAATGTCGGCTCAATTTGCAATGGTATTACGCAATGATAATCCTGCTAAAATTGAAGCTGCACAATTGGTACCCGGAGACATTATTTTATTAGAAGCGGGAGATATTGTTCCTGCTGATGCAAGGTTGATCGAAGTACATTCTTTTAAAACAGATGAAGCATCGCTTACGGGAGAAAGTCATTCGGTTGAAAAGAAAACAGAAGCCATTAAAGAAGAAAATCTTGTTCCGGGTGATCAGCTTAACATGATCTTCAAAGGAACTATTGTAAGCAATGGTTCAGCCACAGCAGTAGTAACAACTACCGGCATGAATACAGAGCTAGGGAAAATAGCAGGACTGTTGGAAGTTGAATCTCAAAAAACTCCTTTACAAAAAAGACTCATTGTTTTTAGTAAGCAGCTTGCAGTTATAGTTATAATTATCTGCCTCATCGTATTTGGTATTGGTTTGCTGCATGGTGAACCTTCTTTTGTAATGTTTCTTACTGCATTGTCGCTGGCAGTTGCTGCTTTGCCTGAAGCACTGCCTGCAGTAATTACAATTGCACTTGCACGGGGTGCAAGACGAATGGTAAAGCAAAATGCCTTGATGAGAAAATTACCTGCCGTGGAAACATTGGGTTCTGTTACTTATATCTGCAGTGATAAAACAGGAACGCTTACGCAAAATAATATGACAGTGGAAAAGTTGGAAGCTGCGCCAGAAAAAGAAGATCTATTAAAGCATGCGATGATCTTAAATAATGAAGTAAAATTTTCTGATGATGGTTTGCTGGGTGATTCTACTGAAACTGCATTGGTGGATCATGCGGTGGAAAAAGGTTTTTCAAAAGAAGAATCGGATAAACAATTTCCCTTTGTATTAAAACTTCCTTTTGATTCAGAAAGAATGCGGATGAGCACTTTGCATAAGCATGAGGATAAATGGATATTATTTGTGAAAGGCGCCCCGATAAAAATGCTGGAAGTATTAAGTGGAAAATATAAAGAACAAACTCCTGGGTGGCTTGATAAAAATCGTGAATGGGCTGCTGATGGGTTAAGAGTTTTATTTTTTGGGTATAAAACATTTGATCAGGATCCGGGAGAAATAAAAGCAGATGCAGAAACTGACCTGGATTTTTTAGGCATGACGGCAATGATAGACCCCCCGCGGGAAGAAGTGATCGAAGCTATTAAGCAATGTAAAACCGCAGGCATCAAATCAGTGATGATAACCGGTGACCAGCCACTTACTGCAAAGGCGATCGCAGAACGATTAGGTATGATTGAAAAAGGACACGAAGGTGTAAAGACAGGTGCTGATCTTGAAAAATTATCACCCGAAGCATTCAGTAAAGAAGTAAAAAACACAATAGTATATGCACGGGTATCACCTGAACAAAAATTAAATATTGTAAAAGCATTGCAAAGCAATGGAGAATTTGTGGCCATGACCGGCGATGGTGTGAATGATGCCCCATCATTGAAACAAGCTGATATTGGTGTAGCAATGGGCATAACAGGTACTGATGTATCCAAAGAATCGGCAGATATGATCTTGCTGGATGATAATTTTGCCACCATTGTAAAAGCAATACGTGAAGGAAGAAGAATTTATGAGAATATCCGGAAATTTATTTTGTATGTACTTTCCTGTAACCTTGGTGAGATACTAACTATTTTCCTGGCGCCGATTCTTGGCTTTGCAATTCCTTTGCTTCCCATTCATATTCTTTGGATCAACCTGGTGACTGATGGTTTGCCCGGTTTGGCACTTGTAACAGAACCTGCAGAAAAAGATATTATGAACCGTCCGCCAAGGCCGCCAAAAGAAAATCTATTCGCTGGTGGATTGGTTGCAAGAATATTACTGACAGGAATTATATTGGCTATTGGAGCAATCTTTATTCAATTGTGGGCGGCAGGGCAGCTATATGATGTTAGAACGCAGCAAACAATGGTATTCACAACACTTTGTTTTGTACAATTGGGTAATGCATTATCGGTTCGCTCTGTATATCATTCTCTTTTTTCTTCACGGATATTTGCAAACAAAGAATTGTGGGGAGCAATTGTAATTACTGTTGTTCTGCAATTGTTGATCGTATATGTTCCTTTTTTAAATTCGATTTTTAAAACAACTGCTTTAGCGTGGAATGCAATGGCTGTGATTCTAATGGTTACTATTGGTACGGTGCTTTGCATTGAATTCTTGAAATACCTGAATAAAAGAAAATACTTTAAAAAATTAAACCGGTAGGATCATTTTGCCAGGACAAATTTTGTTACTGTTATTAACGATCAAAGAATATTAATTCATAATTTAAACAAGCTGAACTTCACTATATGAAAATTGCTTTTTTCTCTACACAGCCTTACGATAAGGAATACTTTGAACGCTACAACAATCAGCACGAAATACTTTTTTTTGAAGCCCGGTTAAATGAGCAAACGGCAAACCTTGCCAGGGGTTGTAATGCGGTATGTGCTTTTGTAAACGATCAATTGAATAAAGTTGTTTTGAATACATTAAAAGAAATAGGAATAAAAATTATCGCACAACGCTGTGCTGGTTTTAATAATGT contains:
- a CDS encoding cation-translocating P-type ATPase, with translation MQSFYQLTTQEVFDQLKTSASGLNSEAVPALQKKYGANVLLEAKQKTKLAILLSQFTDIMIIILVIAAIISFVVGEHTDAFVILAIIIGNAWMGYYQEYNAEKSVRMLKKMSAQFAMVLRNDNPAKIEAAQLVPGDIILLEAGDIVPADARLIEVHSFKTDEASLTGESHSVEKKTEAIKEENLVPGDQLNMIFKGTIVSNGSATAVVTTTGMNTELGKIAGLLEVESQKTPLQKRLIVFSKQLAVIVIIICLIVFGIGLLHGEPSFVMFLTALSLAVAALPEALPAVITIALARGARRMVKQNALMRKLPAVETLGSVTYICSDKTGTLTQNNMTVEKLEAAPEKEDLLKHAMILNNEVKFSDDGLLGDSTETALVDHAVEKGFSKEESDKQFPFVLKLPFDSERMRMSTLHKHEDKWILFVKGAPIKMLEVLSGKYKEQTPGWLDKNREWAADGLRVLFFGYKTFDQDPGEIKADAETDLDFLGMTAMIDPPREEVIEAIKQCKTAGIKSVMITGDQPLTAKAIAERLGMIEKGHEGVKTGADLEKLSPEAFSKEVKNTIVYARVSPEQKLNIVKALQSNGEFVAMTGDGVNDAPSLKQADIGVAMGITGTDVSKESADMILLDDNFATIVKAIREGRRIYENIRKFILYVLSCNLGEILTIFLAPILGFAIPLLPIHILWINLVTDGLPGLALVTEPAEKDIMNRPPRPPKENLFAGGLVARILLTGIILAIGAIFIQLWAAGQLYDVRTQQTMVFTTLCFVQLGNALSVRSVYHSLFSSRIFANKELWGAIVITVVLQLLIVYVPFLNSIFKTTALAWNAMAVILMVTIGTVLCIEFLKYLNKRKYFKKLNR